A stretch of DNA from Lycium ferocissimum isolate CSIRO_LF1 chromosome 4, AGI_CSIRO_Lferr_CH_V1, whole genome shotgun sequence:
ACTCACAGGTGCTCGCGATCTTATTAGTCACTTCAAGTTGTTGCCTCATTACGAGTTCTTTGGTAAGAAGTCACTTCCGTTATCAATTTCCGATACACATTATCTTCACAATGTGGCTGGAGACACAGCAATTAGGAAAGGGGAGGAGATGCAGTTGGATCAGCTCACACAGGATGCTTCCTTTTCAAGAGAGACTAGTTCATGCATCCGGCCCTTTGACTTAGATGTCCTTAGAGAAGCCTTCCAACTACGTGAAACGGCTCCTGTCGATTTGTCTCCGGTAAGATATCtgcttttgaattatttaactCCATTTATTCAGCTTCTTTTAAGCAACCCTCTTATTCctttatgatttctgaagttggAGCTTTTGATTTGGGTTTCCTCGAATTTTGCGCCGAGATGTAAAATTGTCTTGCCTGTTATATTAGTTGCTGATCAGTAGGTCTTTCATGGTGTTTGATAGTCTGACAAAGGCATCCCCACTATAGCTGGAAAATCTAAAAATGAGATGAAAGACAAGGAGAAGAAGCACAAAAAGCACAAGGATAAAGACAAGGAGAAGGACAAAGAGCATAAGAAGCATAAACATCGTCATAAAGATAGGAGTAAAGACAAGgacaaagagaaaaagaaagataaaagtGGCCGCCATGATCCTGGTGCCGAGCATTCAAGGAAACACGAGAAGGTTTGCTTCCCTCTAAGCTCTAAtgattttgtttcaaaaatGATGATTCTCATGGAATGCTGTTACTGTGAACATTGTCTTAGTTTCATTCTCTTAACTGAATAGAATCTTTTAAACCGGATGATATTAGAAATTTTGCAATAGGTGCCAGTACCATCGTGCTGACTGTTGTCGCCCTTGCTTTCCTGAACTTTTACTTGATAATTCAATCCATTTGTGTACATTATCCTTTTCGGTTGTAAGGAACGATCAAGTAGATAAAAAAGGTTCAGCTTTCTAGGATCGGACTCAAGGTCCTTGAAATGAACTGCCACTTGACTTTTTTAGTTATTGAATCAGCTAGTTGGTGTAGTTTAGTCTTACATATCTTTTACATTAGTACAGTCTGATCCATTCCTTTACTGTAAGAATAACCTCATGttcgcattttgtgcaatttaCTTAATGAGATTGACTTTGTAGTTTTTATCTTGTGGattttgttcttcctttttttgttttgttttaagttCTTGACCTGGTGGTGCTTGGCTATTAAGGTGTGTTGTCAAAAATCACCCTTGCTGACTTCAAGTCTGACTCACAACATCAGGAGTTGGGCAATCAAAAAGTGCACAGTATTAATAGGGATAAAAGAATTCATTGATTTTGatctttgtttgttttcaaaacgaTTTCAGAAAAGGAAGCATGACGAGGAGGATCTTAACAGTGTTCACAACCACAAGAAAAGCAAGGTAAACTAAAAGATACTtggatttttattattttttcttactATTTGGGACCTTGTTTATTGATAAAAAAGTATATGGGCATACCTTATTTCTGTGATATAAACTCATTGCATGGGTTAGTCTGATCCCTACACTTGAACATGCATTGACCTTTTACTAATAGTGCTGTCATCTTACCTGCTGAAATGTTGCAGCACAAGAGCTCAAAGATTGATGAGACTGGTGCAATAAAGGTAGCCGGCTGAAATGTGCATGTGGTTCTATAATTGATATTGTCCTCAGATTTTGCAATTGAGAACTTGGAGGGTTCCTTTACTTACAATTGTGAAATATCAGAAGTTCATGCCCTGATATATCCCATTAATTGAGGAACTTTATGGCATGCACTGTTGTTGCCATCTTTATCTTTATTTGAGTGAGACTGTCCCTTGGAAGTCATGGCTGGCCAGATGCGTCGAACATTTTTGCGCATTCATGAGTGCAGTCTGGCGTTTTTGATTTatataattcaattttttttttccttttctgaaATAACCACCTTGGAAAAAGTAGGCATGCATCTAGCCTGGTTTCGACAGTGATAAAGTAGCAGTATCTGCATGGCTGACAAACATTTTCCTGCATGTTTTGGAAATCAAATCAATTTGTCTCCTCATGGAAGTCAGGTGGAACTATCTTATACTCCTCCATTCATTTTATCTCTTGTTTAAGATTTTGGCACAACCATTGAGAAAAACATTTGATAATTAATCATAAGGgttatttgactaaattacctATATCTCTTTCTCAAATGGTTAATTAACTTCTATATCTGCCTTCTTGGGGTATTAAGGGTGGAATTGGAAAAAGAATAACATTGTTCTTGGTTTCCTAAAGCGACAAATATAttggaacaatttttttttttttttggctaaagtGACGAATAAAAAGCATCGAACGGAGTGGTAAAAGTAAGTGtacaattttcttttcatagatCGATATCTCGTTAAATCGATAGTCACAAAGAAAATATACCCCAAAAGTGGGTTCAACGTTCACAAAACAAAGTACAAGAAAGCCTATCTTGGAGTTTTTAAACATTCATGAAGAAGTTTGCGGATAGAGATTCATCTTCATCCAGCAAAGAGATGGAGGAAAATGTGGTATTGGTGCATGGCTGCAGCCTCAAACTCGTCATGATAAGTTGACTTTGTCTATGCGGTCCTGAATGTGCTGGAGATATGAGGTGAAACTGGCCAAGGCTAGTTGGAAAAGGACGCAAGTTTCTAAACCACACTGGAGTGCTGCTTACATCCAATAAAGAAAAGCAATAGAAGTAATCAAATGGTATGCCAAACTCCAAGGTATTTTgtatcttctttttatttgttattattttggCACATTGGAATTAAATAATACATTATCATGTCCTTCATTTGGGATGATTTTTTGTATACAGTCaacatatgtatgtgtgtgcatATTGTTAAAGATTTTCAgttattttgttgttgaaaattGATCTGCTGACCGAGCTGTCATTAAGCAAGTAAATGAACTGCACCAACTGACCAAGGATCTCTTTTTTACAACTAAGTATCTCATTGAAGGAGGATCTTCTCCAACttagatgatgaatatgagttGGAAATATGGCTACTTTAAAATGGATTTATGTGCAAGTCTCATACACAGACTGGAAGTTGTAACAAGTCCCCACGCCCCTGATTTTTCAGAAACTTTGTTGGTGGAAAAATATACTGAATAGCTAGTGGATTTATAAGAAAGAGAACTTGTAAGGTTGTGTTTATGTGAGAAAGGCTTAAAAAGGACATGTTTGAAGAGTATTCAATATCTGAATTTAGAACGACTTGCATTGGATGAAAGATAGAACTTTTATTCAAGATAGGCGTCCTGTTCAATCACTGCACCATTCTGAGTTTCAGCTTAAACCGATTTCTACAATGTCATCTGTTTGCGTGCAACTAATGATTTTAGATTTTATTTCGTTCATGACATATGCTGCTTAACGCTGAACACATGTTTGCTTCGTTTGGAAGTGCACGATTAGAAATTGAAAAGATATTAGGTTTCTATATTAGGACATCAAGTGATTTGatccccacaaaggtaggggtaaggtctgcgtacatgctaccctccccagaccccacttgtgggattactttgggcatgttgttgttgtcaagTGCTTCgatattttttgtgttgtggatCAAAGGTCCCTGTGGGCTGATGTTCTTCACAAGGTAACTTCCCAATACCAAATTTggagtgaaatgaaatgaaacatTGGTACTATGTGGAAATGAAACATTACAGGCAAGGAAATTGAAGTAATAAAAATGGGTAGTGTCAATAATCTCTTTTATTGGGATTTCTGTTATTTCCCTCTTTTTTGTCATATATGATCTTCCAAGTTTATTTGATGTAGTGTTCTTGATATCTACTTGGTGCTTTTAACCAAGAGCAGAGGTGCTCCTCATTGTGCTTTCTATGTTGCATAATATTTCTTGTCATTTTGCATGCAGAATAGCCTCTGGATGGATTTAGTTATGACCCTTCTTTGGCAGAAGCAATTCTTTCTTGTAAAGAACTTATTTGGGTACTCAGGGTTGGTCGATAACCCACGACGGAAGGAATATATTGGACTAGACTCCTTATGTAGATGTAGTGGATAAGCTCTATGTGTTGGGATAGGCGTTCGGATTGGAACAACTATTTTAAGAGTGTGCTGAATCCAACCATTGCACGTTGCCCCTTTGGCTAAACCACCACTTCAGGCAAACCCTTTTGCCTGGCTCGCACTTACTCAAGTTGAGTTTTGCACATGTCCTCTTGTTTAGTTGCTGTGTATGATTCAATGTTTCCCTCTTTTGAGGGCTCTAATCTCAAGGCCCAGACTTAACCATTTTGAGCTCTGGGTAATAAGATCAGAAGATCGACTCAAACACATTAAGCATCTGCAGAGAAAGGGGTGTTGTAAGGATGTGgctatgagcccgtttggattggcttataagttgcttataagctgtttttagcttttttgagtgtttggctggccagtttaaagtcattttgtgcttaaaataagcccaaaaaaataattgggcctaTTTGGCTTAGCATacctaaagcagcttataagctgaaaacagcttatgagcccaaaaaaataagttggcctaccccaacttatttttttttgacttataagctgtttccaacttagctttttttaagcccatccaaacaggctctatatGTATTACGTGACGACTTCTGATTGTCACGAATCAATTTTCTTCTTGTATATATTAGTATAGAATGAGAACAAGTAACTCTTTCCTTGATGAAATCAAGGTTAATGTTTAGTTTATTTTGGCCAACTTTATCGGCATTGGGACTTCACTGAGTTAATTGTTAAATATTCCAAGTGTACAAGTTGTGACTTTGGTTCGAAGCCTGGACTAAAATGCAGCCCTGCCGCATTGTATGATAAGTTTGACTTGGTCTTAACTTCAGGCACTCGCTATCAGCTTGACTATTGGCCAATTAGGTTGCAGTTTCATTGAGGCCATATTTTTGGGGTGAAATCTAAATCCACGGCCATGCGAGCTTGTTTTGCTACTCAAACTGTATGACCCAAAAAACATGGCGGTTCCAGTTCATTAGTTGTCTTTGACATGAGAAGGGAGAGTATTTGCTATGTTCCTAGTGGTAGGTATAGAGTAGCTTGTTTAATTGACAATGTAAGTGAATCATTCGGATGAGCTTGAACAATCTTTTCAACTACAGAAGTTCCTCCTAAACGCTATATGCCTATGTTTCTTGCAGCAATCATGTTTTCTGAAGATGACAAAATATCTCAGCGAACATTTCAAGATGACAAAATATCTCAGCGAACATTTCAAACTTTATGTTCTTTCAACAGAACAAATCAGGCTGGGTATAGCATGTCACCAGCAGTGGGAAATTGGTATAGTCTTTCTGGGAAATTGATCTAGAATTCAATAATAGTGGTGGTTTTTCTTccttatgaataaagaattgaGGAATGAATTATAATAAGAGGGCAGTTGTCTTGTTGATGtaggaataataaatgaaggGAACAGTAGTCATTGTTGCTATAGATGCAATGCATGTAATTTGGTACGTGCAGTTTCAGTAGGAAGCAAAAGCATCTGATGTTAGGCTGGAAGAGCATGTATTGACAAGTGACATCTGGATTTCAAAATTTATGGAGGAATCTTTGGCAAAGTTGTATATCAAAAATAAGTTATATCCGACAATATTTCATACTATCGGTGTAATTTTATGTACTATAGCAagttaattttcatttttatgaagTTATTAATTATTGGTTATCATAGAGATTTAGATTTACTTGGATATTGCCTTAAAAGTGATTTGATTGTGTATAAGTGTTTTACAACGTTTGTGCCTAGAACCTACAGATGATAGATTCTCAGCATCTTCAGCTCTTCTCCACATTTCTTGCTAAAGCATCTTGAGTAGAGCAAAGGGATAGTTGACTCTTTTTGCTTTGTCTTTTGTTGTCACTTCTCCATTTCCAGTATATCTAGAGACTAGATATCATTTCTCATTAAGAATCCTAAACAAATATGTACGTTAATACTAGTATAGTAGACACCCTTTTTGCTAATTGCATAGAACTTCAGGAAAACAAGATTTTGAGTTTGTGTTAGGAAGTCTATTAAGCTTTTTGATAGATGAAGGATTAAAAATGATCAAACACATCATTAGTATCAATAACTCGTTATTAATTCCATGTAATAATTGAGTGCGATGCTAAATACTTAGGTGCGATAATGATGGGGTATTTCTTTTCCAAAAGGGTGAGTATGGACAAATTTAGGCCAGATAAAGAAAAAGATCCAAAgatgaaagaaaagggaaagagatTCTCCACTAAAGCTCTTTTGGTAGTGTTTTGGGACTTTTTTATTCGTCTTTTGAGACTAATTGTAAAACGACTTTCAATTATGTGGCTAGATAGTATAGATAATTTTTACACATCGTGCACTTTAACCGATTCTTGtaatttcttgttctttgaATTTGTATTTATTGTGCTTCGATTATTGCATTATTTCGTTGTTGTTCCCagctttttttcttcttctgatTGCTATGTATTGCTTTTCATTTCGCATTATTCCGTTGTTGTTGCTGCTTTAGTTTCTATTCCCTTTTTCAAACTGCTATGAAATGTTTTAAACCTAAGTCGAGAATCTATCGGAAATAACCTCTCTATCTTTATAAGGTAAGGGGAGATCCCACATGCGAGAcactgtgtatgttgttgtatgatATTAGGCTTCATATAAAAAATGTGTTATTGTAAGAGTTTTAGCTAATACTAGTAATATTAGGGGTGtgcaaagtaaaccgacaaaccgcaccaaatcgataaatcgagtcaaaccgagaaaaaaactcgactagtggtttggtttgacttggtttggtgttggaaaaaaaacccgatcataattggtttggtttgattttaactaaaaaaagtcaaatcgaactaaaccaacccgacattacatgtattcaatttttaaaatattttatacataaaaatatttatttgtaaagtaatttataaatatttcttaaattttttcataatttttttatctattatcatattattcaagcttgaacttagaattttgaatgtcaataagttttatatcctatggacgttagtaactcaaataaaatccaaaccaaaacca
This window harbors:
- the LOC132052994 gene encoding mediator of RNA polymerase II transcription subunit 19a-like translates to MDPDIKNFGRGPRELTGARDLISHFKLLPHYEFFGKKSLPLSISDTHYLHNVAGDTAIRKGEEMQLDQLTQDASFSRETSSCIRPFDLDVLREAFQLRETAPVDLSPSDKGIPTIAGKSKNEMKDKEKKHKKHKDKDKEKDKEHKKHKHRHKDRSKDKDKEKKKDKSGRHDPGAEHSRKHEKKRKHDEEDLNSVHNHKKSKHKSSKIDETGAIKVAG